From the Corynebacterium sp. P3-F1 genome, the window GCGGGAAGACGTTGTCCGTGTTCCAGATGTGCGGCGATGCCGGACAGGTGCTCGGTCCCATTATCATCGGCGCGCTTGCGCAGTCCCACGGCTTCCCTGTCGCTTTCGGGGTGTGCGGCGCCGTTGCTGCAGGTGCATTCGCGGTCTGGGCGGTGATGGGGCAGGAGACCCACCCGAAGAGCGCGGCGCAACCGGCCGGAGCCACAACCTCGAACACCGCAGCAAGCGAGCCTCACACGCCGAGAACCGCCGACCCCGCGAAGGAGAACTAATGCGCATCATCCTCGACTGCGACCCGGGCGTGGACGACACGTACGCGCTGATCTACCTCGCGGCCGCCGCGCACGCCGGCACGCACGAGCTGGAATGCGTGACCACCACCAGCGGAAACGTCGAGGCGGACCAGTGCGCGCGCAACGCCGCGTGGATTCTCACGCTGTGTGGCCTGCCCATCATCCCGCTCGCCGCCGGAATCCCGGAGCCCCTCGGCTGGGAACTGACCACCACTCCGGAGACTCACGGTGACACCGGCCTGGGCTACGCGCACGCCCCGGAGCGCCACGTGGAGCACGACTGGGACCGCCTGTGGATCGACGCGATCGACCGCGGCACCGAGGACCTCCACCTCATCGTCACCGGCCCCATGACCAACCTCGCCGCGTTCCGCCGCCTCCACCCAGAGCATTACGCGAAGCTGCGCCACATCACGGTCATGGGCGGCGCGTTCCATTACCCAGGCAACACCACGCCCACCGCCGAGTGGAATTTCTGGGTGGACCCCCACGCCGCCAAAGAAGTCTTAGCCGACGCGCCCACGCCGATCACCGTGTGCCCCCTCAACGTAACGGAGAAAATGCTCCTCACGCCCGAGCGCCTTCACCGCATCACAGACGCCCTCGGCTCCGCCCCCATCGCGGAGCACCTCGCCCCCATCACCCGTTTCTACTTCGAGTTCCACGAGGACATGGGCCAGGGCTACCAGGCGCAGATCCACGACCTATTCACCGTGCTCACCGCCACCAGCGCAATCGACACCGCGCCGCAGCTCGCCACCATCGACATCGAGGCCGACAGCGACCTCACACGCGGCACATCGCTTATCGACGCCTCCCACTTCTGGGACCGCACCCCCAACGCCCACGTGATCACCGACATCCCCGACGGAACCATCACCCACGCCTGGCAGCTTTTCGACGACGCCTGCCACATCCTCTCCCGCATCGCCTCCGGCGACGCCGCCCTGGAGAAACTCCGTCACCTGCGTGCGGAGGACTAGTTCGAGTTCAGTCGGTCGTAAACGGTGTCCGAAATCAGTTTGATTTTTTCGGCGTATCCGTCGCGCTGGTTGCCCTGAGTACCTTTGATGCCGTCCCCATAGACAAGCTCAGCGATCGGTGCATGAACGTCCTGTGCAGTCGCCGGCATGGAATGCATGTGAGGAACGTGGCCGAGTAGGTAGTCTTTTTCGCTCTGGCCCAGTGTGCTGCCGATGAGTCGGGCTTCGTCGGCGAACTTGTCACGGAAGCGTTCGAAAGCTCCGACAAGCTGCTCTTTACCGTTGGATTTCTTCTTGACGTATTCGAGCGTCGTGTAACCCAGGTACTTCAGGTTGTGGTCATTCTGGCCGCCGAGCCGTAGGTTTCGGGACTTCTTCTCAAAGCTCGCGGAGAACGACTTCCAGGTAGCGATATTCGCTTCCGACATCTCTGAGTACTCCGCGACCCATTCATCGAACCATCGGGCTAGGTTGCCGAACGCGTGGTAGCTGAAGAGGTCGGTGGCAGTAGGGGTGACAAAAGCGTCGCACCCGAGAAGCACGGTTCGGTTGAAGGGGCCGAGACTCGGACCGACGTCGAAGAAGACGTAGTCGTACCGGTCTTCATCCTCCATTGCGGTGACGAGCTGTCCGGCCCAGTGAACCCTGCGGAAGGCTGCCGTCTCTTTTCCGAGAGCCGTTTGCCAGGCGGCGGACATTACGTCTTCGATCTGTGAGAGCTGCGGGTGGCCGGCCATGACATCGACCTTGAATCGTTCGGAGCGGTGAACTGGAATGTCAGTTTCAATTTCTGGCTCACCTTCCCGCAGGGGGATGAAAACACCGTAGACGGTTTTCAACAGCGACTCTCGTCGAGCAATTTTCGGGTCGGGGTTGCCATCGTAGATCTCGTGGGTCTGCTGCTCGGTGAGCATGAGTTGGGTGGCATTGCATTGAGGATCGCAGTCGACGTAGAGAACCCGCTTACCCTTCATCGCAATGTTGTAAGCCACGTTCGTCGAAAGGGTCGTTTTACCGACACCGCCTTTGTTGTTGAACAAGCTGAGTGTCTTGATAGTCGACATCGTTCCTCCGAAAAACGTTCGCAAAAATTCAGACATAAACCTAAGGCTTAGAAACGTATTTCGCACCTTCAGAGGAGTCGCCCAATAAGCTGCTTCACAAAACAATGTTTGGAAGGCATTCATTATGACGACGACGCAATCTACTGAACACAGAACGGAAAGAGACAGAAACTGGCCGAAAATCCTCGCATGGGTGGGGATAGTTTTCGGTGCGATCGCGCTTCTCGGCAGCGTTGTTGGTGGTGAGACTGAAAACCGACTTTCAGGAACTTTGGCTTCAATAGCAATACTCATCCCGTCTGCATGGTGGTTCTTTTGCGAGAAACGGGATCATGAACGCCGCGATACGTATGAGACTAGTGTTCGCCGTAACGAGGAATTGACTAGATATCTGGGCCCGCAGGACCAAGTCATTCTCGATGGAATGGGCGAAGTTGAACCTCCAAAGAAAATCAACCGTCGATGGCCGCTGGTTGGGATGACAAGCTTCATTCTTTTCCTACTGGGCGGAATACTTGCCCCGCCGGCTGAATCGGGCTCCGAATCGAATGCTGAGACGTCTACCTCGCCTGCGTCCCATGAAACGACATCTTCAATGGCCACAACGCCTAGCCAAACGACAAGCGTGGCTGAAGATCCGAAAAAGTCAGAAGAAGCCAAGAGGTCGGAGGAGGCTAAACGGTCCGAGGATGCGCGACGCTCTGCAGAAGCGAAGGCTCGACAGGAAGAAGAAGCTCGTCGAGCTGAGGAGCAACGTCTGAGTGCGCAAGCTGAGGCAGAACG encodes:
- a CDS encoding ParA family protein, with translation MKTLSLFNNKGGVGKTTLSTNVAYNIAMKGKRVLYVDCDPQCNATQLMLTEQQTHEIYDGNPDPKIARRESLLKTVYGVFIPLREGEPEIETDIPVHRSERFKVDVMAGHPQLSQIEDVMSAAWQTALGKETAAFRRVHWAGQLVTAMEDEDRYDYVFFDVGPSLGPFNRTVLLGCDAFVTPTATDLFSYHAFGNLARWFDEWVAEYSEMSEANIATWKSFSASFEKKSRNLRLGGQNDHNLKYLGYTTLEYVKKKSNGKEQLVGAFERFRDKFADEARLIGSTLGQSEKDYLLGHVPHMHSMPATAQDVHAPIAELVYGDGIKGTQGNQRDGYAEKIKLISDTVYDRLNSN
- a CDS encoding nucleoside hydrolase, which translates into the protein MRIILDCDPGVDDTYALIYLAAAAHAGTHELECVTTTSGNVEADQCARNAAWILTLCGLPIIPLAAGIPEPLGWELTTTPETHGDTGLGYAHAPERHVEHDWDRLWIDAIDRGTEDLHLIVTGPMTNLAAFRRLHPEHYAKLRHITVMGGAFHYPGNTTPTAEWNFWVDPHAAKEVLADAPTPITVCPLNVTEKMLLTPERLHRITDALGSAPIAEHLAPITRFYFEFHEDMGQGYQAQIHDLFTVLTATSAIDTAPQLATIDIEADSDLTRGTSLIDASHFWDRTPNAHVITDIPDGTITHAWQLFDDACHILSRIASGDAALEKLRHLRAED
- a CDS encoding excalibur calcium-binding domain-containing protein, translating into MTTTQSTEHRTERDRNWPKILAWVGIVFGAIALLGSVVGGETENRLSGTLASIAILIPSAWWFFCEKRDHERRDTYETSVRRNEELTRYLGPQDQVILDGMGEVEPPKKINRRWPLVGMTSFILFLLGGILAPPAESGSESNAETSTSPASHETTSSMATTPSQTTSVAEDPKKSEEAKRSEEAKRSEDARRSAEAKARQEEEARRAEEQRLSAQAEAERARSGAVQEGVPPAEPNTQPQGLVAPAPQQQTSYANCKDVWNSIGRPIYAGEPGYTSGRGKLDGNSDGVGCESDPR